One window from the genome of Vanessa tameamea isolate UH-Manoa-2023 chromosome 13, ilVanTame1 primary haplotype, whole genome shotgun sequence encodes:
- the Mhc gene encoding myosin heavy chain, muscle isoform X40, whose product MPKPQVQEGEDPDPTPYLFVSLEQKRIDQSKPYDGKKACWVPDEKEGFVQGEIKATKGDLVTVNLPGGETKDFKKDLVAQVNPPKYEKCEDMSNLTYLNDASVLYNLKQRYYHKLIYTYSGLFCVAINPYKRFPVYTFRCAKLYRGKRRSEVPPHIFAISDGAYVNMLTNHENQSMLITGESGAGKTENTKKVIAYFATVGAAQKKDPTQDKKGSLEDQVVQTNPVLEAFGNAKTVRNDNSSRFGKFIRIHFGPSGKLAGADIETYLLEKARVISQQALERSYHIFYQMMSGSVSGLKEMCMLSNDIYDYYNVSQGKITIPNVDDGEECLLTDQAFDILGFTQEEKDNVYKITAAVMHMGCMKFKQRGREEQAEADGTEDGEKVAKLLGVDCPDLYKNLLKPRIKVGNEFVTQGRNKDQVTNSVGALCKGMFDRLFKWLVKKCNETLDTKQKRQHFIGVLDIAGFEIFDFNGFEQLCINFTNEKLQQFFNHHMFVLEQEEYTKEGIHWEFIDFGMDLLACIDLIEKPMGILSILEEESMFPKATDQTFVEKLNNNHLGKSAPYLKPKPPKPGCQAAHFAIGHYAGNVGYNITGWLEKNKDPLNDTVVDQFKKGANKLLVEIFADHPGQSGDAGAGGGGKGAGGKRAKGSAFQTVSSLYREQLNNLMTTLRSTQPHFVRCIIPNELKQAGLIDSHLVMHQLTCNGVLEGIRICRKGFPNRMVYPDFKLRYMILAPAAMTAEKDPKEAARKCLEAVQLDPESYRIGHTKVFFRAGVLGQMEELRDDRLSKIVSWLQAYIRGYLSRKDFKKLQEQRLALQVVQRNLRKYLQLRTWPWWKLWQRVKPLLNVTRVEDEIAKLEEKAQKAQEAFEKEEKLRKEVEALNSKLLEEKQALLASLEGEKGSLSETQERANKLQAQKADLEGQLRDTQDRLTQEEDARNQLFQAKKKLEQEISGLKKDVEDLELNIQKSEQDKATKDHQIRNLNDEIAHQDELINKLNKEKKLQGESNQKTSEELQAAEDKVNHLNKVKQKLEQTLDELEDSLEREKKLRGDVEKQRRKVEGDLKLTQEAVSDLERNKKELEQTIQRKDKEISSLTAKLEDEQSLVSKVQKQIKELQARIEELEEEVESERQARAKAEKQRADLARELEELGERLEEAGGATSAQIELNKKREAELSKLRRDLEEANIQHESTLANLRKKHNDAVAEMGEQLDQLNKLKAKAEHDRASCYNELNNTRAAIDQVAREKAAQEKIVKQLQHQLNEVQGKADESNRTLNDLDAAKKKLSIENSDLLRQLEEAESQVSQLSKIKVSLTTQLEDTKRLADEEARERATLLGKFRNLEHDLDNIREQVEEEAEGKADLQRQLSKANAEAQLWRSKYESEGVARSEELEEAKRKLQARLAEAEETIESLNQKVVALEKTKQRLSTEVEDLQLEVDRATAIANAAEKKQKAFDKIIGEWKLKVDDLAAELDASQKECRNYSTELFRLKGAYEEGQEQLEAVRRENKNLADEVKDLLDQIGEGGRNIHEIEKARKRLEAEKDELQAALEEAEAALEQEENKVLRAQLELSQVRQEIDRRIQEKEEEFENTRKNHQRALDSMQASLEAEAKGKAEALRMKKKLEADINELEIALDHANKANAEAQKNIKRYQAQIKDLQTALEEEQRARDDAREQLGISERRANALQNELEESRTLLEQADRARRQAEQELGDAHEQLNELSAQSASLSAAKRKLESELQTLHSDLDELLNEAKNSEEKAKKAMVDAARLADELRAEQEHAQTQEKLRKALEQQIKELQVRLDEAEANALKGGKKAIQKLEQRVRELENELDGEQRRHADAQKNLRKAERRIKELTFQAEEDRKNHERMQDLVDKLQQKIKTYKRQIEEAEEIAALNLAKFRKAQQELEEAEERADLAEQAISKFRGKGRAGSAARGVSPAPQRTRPAFDGFGTFPPRFDLAPENDF is encoded by the exons ATGCCGAAGCCACAAGTACAAGAGGGCGAGGACCCCGATCCGACCCCATACCTGTTCGTCTCTCTCGAACAAAAGCGTATCGACCAGAGCAAGCCCTACGATGGCAAGAAGGCTTGCTGGGTTCCAGACGAAAAAGAGGGCTTCGTGCAGGGTGAAATTAAGGCCACCAAGGGCGACCTGGTGACCGTTAACCTTCCCGGAGGCGAG ACCAAAGACTTCAAGAAGGACCTAGTAGCACAAGTCAACCCGCCTAAGTACGAAAAATGTGAGGATATGTCCAACTTGACATACCTCAACGACGCTTCGGTTTTGTATAACTTGAAGCAGAGATATTACCATAAGCTTATTTAC ACGTACTCGGGTCTCTTCTGTGTCGCCATCAACCCTTACAAGAGATTCCCCGTGTACACGTTCCGATGTGCCAAGCTTTACCGAGGCAAGCGTCGTTCGGAAGTGCCACCCCACATTTTCGCCATTTCCGACGGCGCCTACGTCAACATGTTGACCAACCACGAGAATCAATCTATGTTGATTAC CGGTGAGTCTGGTGCCGGAAAGACTGAGAACACGAAGAAGGTAATTGCTTACTTCGCCACCGTTGGTGCAGCGCAAAAGAAGGACCCTACCCAGGACAAGAAGGGATCCCTGGAAGACCAGGTCGTCCAAACTAACCCTGTGCTTGAAGCCTTCGGTAACGCCAAGACTGTGCGTAACGACAACTCCTCCCGTTTC GGTAAATTCATCCGTATTCACTTCGGCCCCTCTGGAAAACTGGCTGGTGCTGACATTGAGACCT ACCTGCTCGAGAAGGCTCGTGTAATTTCCCAGCAAGCCCTTGAGCGTTCTTACCACATCTTCTACCAGATGATGTCTGGTTCCGTAAGCGGTCTTAAAG AGATGTGTATGTTGTCCAACGACATATACGATTACTATAACGTCTCCCAGGGTAAGATTACTATCCCCAACGTCGATGACGGTGAAGAATGTCTTCTGACGGAC CAAGCCTTCGACATTCTTGGTTTCACTCAAGAAGAGAAGGACAATGTTTACAAGATCACCGCCGCTGTAATGCACATGGGTTGTATGAAGTTCAAGCAGAGGGGTCGTGAAGAACAGGCTGAAGCTGATGGCACTGAG gaTGGTGAAAAGGTTGCCAAGCTGCTCGGCGTTGACTGCCCGGACCTGTACAAGAACTTACTGAAGCCCCGCATCAAGGTCGGAAACGAGTTCGTGACCCAGGGTCGTAACAAGGACCAAGTCACCAACTCCGTCGGTGCTCTTTGTAAGGGCATGTTCGATCGTCTCTTCAAGTGGCTCGTCAAGAAGTGTAACGAAACCCTAGACACCAAACAGAAGAGACAGCACTTCATCGGTGTACTGGATATTGCTGGTTTCGAAATCTTCGAC TTCAATGGGTTCGAACAACTTTGTATTAACTTCACAAATGAAAAACTGCAACAATTCTTCAACCATCACATGTTTGTGTTGGAACAAGAAGAGTACACCAAGGAGGGAATTCATTGGGAGTTCATTGACTTTGGAATGGACTTACTGGCCTGCATTGACCTTATCGAAAAG CCTATGGGTATCCTCTCAATTCTTGAGGAAGAGTCTATGTTCCCGAAAGCTACCGACCAGACATTCGTTGAGAAGTTGAACAACAACCACTTGGGTAAATCTGCTCCTTACCTGAAGCCTAAACCCCCCAAGCCTGGTTGCCAAGCCGCTCACTTCGCTATTGGTCACTACGCCGGTAAT GTCGGTTACAACATCACCGGATGGCTGGAAAAGAACAAGGACCCTCTTAACGACACTGTCGTTGACCAGTTCAAGAAGGGTGCCAACAAACTGTTGGTGGAAATTTTCGCTGACCATCCTGGCCAGTCTGGTGATGCTGGTGCTGGTGGTGGCGGCAAGG GCGCTGGAGGCAAGCGTGCTAAGGGTTCTGCTTTCCAGACCGTGTCATCACTTTACAGG GAACAACTTAACAATTTGATGACAACGCTGAGGTCCACTCAACCTCACTTCGTGCGTTGTATCATTCCCAATGAATTGAAACAGGCTG GTCTCATCGACTCTCACCTTGTGATGCACCAGCTCACCTGTAACGGTGTGCTTGAAGGCATCCGTATTTGCCGTAAAGGTTTCCCCAACAGGATGGTCTACCCTGACTTCAAGCTCCG ttacatGATTCTTGCACCCGCCGCTATGACTGCCGAAAAAGATCCGAAAGAAGCAGCTAGGAAGTGTCTTGAAGCAGTTCAGCTAGACCCTGAAAGTTATCGTATAGGTCACACTAAG GTATTCTTCCGCGCTGGTGTTCTGGGTCAGATGGAAGAGTTGCGTGACGACAGACTGTCTAAGATCGTATCTTGGCTCCAGGCCTACATCCGCGGTTACCTTTCCCGTAAGGACTTCAAGAAGTTGCAGGAACAGag ATTGGCTCTCCAAGTTGTCCAACGCAACTTGCGCAAGTACTTGCAGCTCCGCACCTGGCCATGGTGGAAACTGTGGCAGAGGGTCAAGCCCCTCCTCAACGTCACCCGCGTCGAGGATGAGATCGCG AAACTGGAGGAGAAGGCTCAAAAGGCCCAGGAGGCTTTTGAGAAGGAAGAGAAGCTCCGCAAGGAGGTCGAGGCCCTCAACTCTAAACTGCTTGAGGAGAAGCAGGCCCTACTTGCTTCTCTCGAGGGAGAGAAGGGTTCTCTCTCTGAAACCCAGGAGCGTGCCAACAAACTCCAAGCACAGAAGGCTGATCTCGAGGGTCAACTTAGg GACACACAAGACCGTCTCACCCAGGAGGAGGATGCCCGCAACCAGCTATTCCAAGCCAAGAAGAAGTTGGAACAGGAAATCTCTGGCCTGAAGAAAGATGTAGAAGACCTCGAACTTAACATCCAGAAGTCTGAACAAGACAAGGCTACCAAAGACCACCAAATCCGCAACTTAAACGATGAAATCGCCCACCAGGACGAGCTCATTAACAAACTCAACAAGGAAAAGAAACTTCAAGGAGAATCTAACCAGAAGACCTCTGAGGAGCTGCAAGCCGCCGAAGACAAGGTTAACCACCTTAACAAGGTCAAGCAGAAGCTCGAGCAGACCCTTGATGAGCTCGAAGACTCATTGGAGCGTGAAAAGAAACTGCGTGGTGATGTTGAGAAGCAGAGGAGGAAGGTTGAAGGCGACCTTAAACTTACCCAGGAAGCCGTCTCTGACCTCGAACGCAACAAAAAGGAACTCGAACAAACTATTCAGCGCAAGGACAAGGAAATCTCATCTCTCACTGCCAAGCTCGAAGACGAACAATCTTTGGTCAGCAAGGTCCAGAAACAGATCAAGGAACTGCAAGCCCGCATCGAGGAACTGGAAGAAGAAGTCGAATCCGAACGCCAGGCCCGTGCTAAGGCTGAGAAGCAGCGCGCTGATCTCGCTCGTGAACTCGAAGAGTTGGGTGAACGTCTCGAGGAAGCCGGTGGTGCCACCTCTGCCCAAATTGAACTCAACAAGAAGCGTGAGGCTGAGCTCAGCAAGCTCCGTCGTGACTTGGAGGAGGCTAACATTCAGCACGAGTCCACCCTCGCCAACCTCCGCAAGAAGCACAACGATGCCGTTGCGGAAATGGGTGAGCAGCTCGACCAGCTCAACAAGCTTAAGGCTAA GGCTGAACATGATCGTGCATCTTGCTACAACGAGCTTAACAACACACGTGCAGCCATTGACCAAGTTGCAAGGGAAAAG GCTGCTCAAGAAAAGATCGTCAAGCAACTTCAACACCAGCTCAACGAGGTTCAAGGCAAGGCTGATGAATCCAACCGCACCCTCAACGACCTGGATGCCGCTAAGAAGAAGTTGTCGATTGAGAACTCCGACCTGCTCCGCCAGTTGGAGGAGGCTGAGTCCCAGGTGTCGCAGCTCTCCAAGATTAAGGTGTCGCTCACCACACAGTTGGAGGACACCAAGAGGCTCGCTGACGAAGAGGCCAGG GAACGCGCTACTTTGCTCGGCAAGTTCCGCAACCTCGAACACGATTTGGACAACATCCGCGAGCAAGTGGAAGAGGAAGCCGAAGGCAAGGCTGACCTACAGCGTCAACTGTCCAAGGCTAACGCTGAAGCTCAACTCTGGCGCTCCAAGTACGAGTCCGAAGGTGTTGCTCGCTCCGAGGAACTCGAAGAAGCCAAGCGCAAACTTCAAGCCCGTCTCGCCGAAGCCGAAGAAACTATCGAGTCTCTCAACCAGAAGGTTGTTGCTCTCGAGAAGACCAAGCAGCGTCTTTCCACCGAAGTCGAGGACTTGCAACTCGAGGTTGACCGTGCCACTGCCATCGCTAACGCTGCTGAGAAAAAACAGAAGGCGTTCGATAAGATCATTGGTGAATGGAAACTCAAGGTCGATGACCTTGCTGCTGAACTTGACGCCAGCCAAAAGGAATGCCGTAACTACTCTACCGAATTATTCCGCCTTAAGGGTGCCTACGAGGAAGGTCAGGAACAACTCGAGGCCGTACGCCGTGAAAACAAGAACCTCGCTGATGAAGTCAAGGATCTCCTTGACCAGATTGGCGAAGGTGGCCGCAACATCCATGAAATCGAGAAGGCCAGGAAGCGTCTTGAAGCCGAAAAGGACGAACTCCAAGCTGCTCTCGAGGAAGCCGAAGCAGCTCTTGAACAAGAAGAGAACAAGGTTCTGCGCGCTCAACTCGAGCTGTCTCAAGTCAGACAGGAGATCGACAGGAGGATCCAGGAGAAGGAAGAAGAATTCGAAAACACCCGCAAGAACCACCAACGTGCCTTGGACTCTATGCAAGCTTCCCTTGAAGCAGAGGCTAAGGGCAAGGCTGAGGCCCTGCGCATGAAGAAGAAGTTGGAGGCTGACATCAACGAGCTCGAGATCGCCCTCGACCACGCCAACAAAGCTAACGCTGAAGCCCAGAAGAACATTAAACGTTACCAGGCACAGATCAAGGACCTCCAAACTGCCTTGGAAGAAGAACAGCGTGCTCGTGATGATGCCCGCGAACAGCTTGGAATCTCAGAGCGTCGTGCAAATGCCCTCCAAAATGAGCTCGAAGAATCGCGTACGCTTCTTGAACAAGCCGACCGTGCCCGCCGCCAAGCTGAACAAGAACTTGGTGATGCCCACGAACAGCTCAACGAACTTTCTGCTCAAAGCGCTTCCCTCTCTGCTGCTAAGAGGAAACTCGAGTCCGAGCTCCAGACCCTGCACTCTGACCTTGATGAACTCCTTAACGAGGCTAAGAACTCCGAGGAGAAGGCAAAGAAGGCCATGGTTGATGCTGCCAGGCTTGCCGACGAACTCCGTGCTGAGCAAGAACACGCCCAGACACAGGAGAAACTTCGCAAGGCACTTGAACAGCAGATCAAGGAATTGCAAGTCAGGCTTGACGAAGCTGAAGCTAACGCGCTCAAGGGAGGCAAGAAGGCCATCCAGAAACTTGAACAAAGAGTCAGGGAGCTTGAAAACGAGCTCGACGGTGAACAGAGGAGGCACGCTGATGCACAGAAGAACCTGCGCAAGGCTGAGAGACGCATCAAGGAATTAACCTTCCAGGCTGAAGAAGACCGCAAGAACCACGAACGTATGCAGGACCTGGTTGACAAACTGCAGCAGAAGATCAAGACCTACAAGAGGCAGATCGAAGAAGCCGAAGAGATCGCCGCCCTTAACTTGGCTAAGTTCCGTAAGGCACAGCAGGAATTGGAAGAAGCTGAAGAAAGGGCAGACCTTGCCGAGCAAGCTATCAGCAAATTCCGTGGCAAGGGACGCGCGGGATCAGCTGCGAGAGGAGTCAGTCCGGCG CCCCAACGTACGCGCCCCGCCTTTGACGGTTTCGGCACCTTCCCACCAAGGTTCGACCTGGCGCCCGAAAACGATTTCTAA